From a single Bacillus sp. NEB1478 genomic region:
- the hemH gene encoding ferrochelatase → MSKKKTGLLVMAYGTPRSLDEVEGYYTHIRRGRKPSPEQLQDLTERYELIGGISPLAKITEDQAQKLEEEMNSRYPDREFKSFLGLKHIDPYIEDAVGQMKDEGIEEAVTLVLAPHYSTFSVKSYNGRAVEESAKIGGPSFTTIDSWYDEPEYIQFWSDKIKQTFKSIPADEHDKTVVIFSAHSLPEKILQMGDPYPKQLQETADFIARSADVPHYTIGWQSAGNTPEPWIGPDVQDLTRDLFNEHGYTHFVYCPVGFVADHLEVLYDNDYECKVVTDELGVNYYRPEMPNASQEFIDCLATVVEKALTKERM, encoded by the coding sequence TTGAGTAAAAAGAAAACAGGTTTGCTGGTTATGGCTTACGGAACGCCAAGAAGCTTGGATGAAGTAGAAGGTTATTACACACATATTAGACGTGGACGCAAACCTTCTCCTGAACAGCTTCAAGATTTGACAGAACGATATGAACTGATCGGCGGTATTTCACCTTTAGCAAAGATTACAGAAGACCAAGCTCAAAAGCTTGAAGAAGAGATGAACAGCCGATATCCGGACCGTGAATTCAAAAGTTTCCTAGGTTTAAAACATATCGACCCTTACATTGAAGATGCTGTCGGGCAGATGAAAGATGAGGGAATTGAAGAAGCGGTAACACTCGTGCTGGCACCTCATTATTCAACGTTCAGTGTAAAATCCTATAATGGACGTGCAGTTGAAGAGTCAGCTAAGATCGGCGGACCTTCATTTACTACAATTGACAGCTGGTATGATGAACCTGAATATATTCAATTTTGGTCGGATAAAATTAAACAAACGTTTAAAAGCATACCCGCAGATGAGCATGATAAAACGGTAGTCATTTTCTCTGCACATAGTCTTCCGGAAAAGATTTTGCAGATGGGTGACCCTTATCCGAAACAATTGCAGGAAACAGCAGACTTTATCGCAAGAAGTGCTGATGTTCCACATTATACAATCGGCTGGCAAAGTGCGGGTAATACACCAGAACCATGGATTGGACCAGATGTGCAAGATCTTACCCGTGACCTTTTCAATGAGCATGGATACACTCATTTTGTTTATTGTCCTGTAGGTTTTGTTGCCGATCACTTAGAAGTTTTATATGACAATGATTATGAATGCAAAGTGGTAACAGATGAACTAGGCGTAAACTATTATCGTCCTGAAATGCCGAATGCGAGTCAGGAATTTATCGATTGTCTGGCAACAGTTGTTGAAAAAGCTTTAACGAAAGAAAGAATGTGA
- the hemE gene encoding uroporphyrinogen decarboxylase codes for MNEEFLKACRKEKNSHIPVWYMRQAGRSQPEYRKLKEKYSLFDITHRPEICAGVTKLPVDQHGVDAAILYKDIMSPVPAIGVGVEIKSGIGPVIDKPIRTREDVERLGTINPEKDVPYVLDTIKILRQQLEVPLITFAGAPFTLASYMVEGGPSRDYHKTKQLMYSDPESWFMLMEKLGDMTIAYAKAQIAAGAQAFQIFDSWVGALNAADYRKYIKPVMFRIFSALREENIPLILYGTGARHLVMEWNELPIDVIGLDWRLSPREARQMGVTKALQGNLDPSILLAPWEVIEARTKEILDEGMEEPGFIFNVGKGIFPEVNIATLKQLTTFVHEYTSKKLG; via the coding sequence ATGAATGAAGAGTTCTTAAAAGCGTGTCGTAAGGAGAAAAATTCACATATTCCAGTATGGTACATGAGACAGGCTGGCCGTTCTCAGCCTGAGTACCGTAAGTTGAAGGAGAAGTATTCACTGTTTGACATCACTCATAGACCGGAGATCTGCGCGGGTGTTACAAAGCTTCCTGTTGATCAGCACGGTGTAGATGCAGCGATTCTTTACAAAGATATTATGTCGCCTGTTCCAGCAATCGGTGTAGGTGTAGAGATTAAATCAGGAATCGGTCCTGTAATTGATAAACCAATTAGAACACGTGAAGATGTGGAGCGACTTGGGACGATCAACCCTGAGAAAGATGTTCCATATGTTTTGGATACGATTAAAATTTTACGTCAGCAGTTGGAAGTGCCTCTTATTACGTTTGCAGGAGCTCCTTTTACACTGGCAAGTTATATGGTTGAAGGCGGTCCGTCAAGAGATTACCATAAAACAAAACAGCTTATGTACTCAGATCCTGAAAGCTGGTTCATGCTGATGGAAAAGCTTGGTGACATGACAATCGCATATGCAAAAGCACAGATTGCTGCAGGTGCACAAGCTTTTCAAATTTTCGATTCTTGGGTTGGGGCATTGAATGCTGCTGACTACAGAAAATATATTAAACCAGTGATGTTCCGCATTTTTTCCGCATTGCGCGAAGAGAATATTCCATTGATCCTTTACGGAACTGGTGCTCGTCACTTAGTGATGGAGTGGAATGAGCTACCAATCGATGTCATCGGACTGGATTGGAGACTTTCACCGCGAGAAGCTCGGCAAATGGGTGTAACAAAAGCACTTCAAGGAAACTTAGATCCTTCCATTCTATTAGCACCATGGGAAGTGATCGAAGCAAGAACGAAAGAAATATTGGATGAAGGTATGGAAGAGCCCGGATTCATTTTCAATGTAGGTAAAGGTATTTTCCCTGAAGTTAACATTGCGACTTTGAAACAGTTAACGACCTTTGTTCATGAATATACGTCTAAAAAGCTAGGGTGA
- a CDS encoding PBP1A family penicillin-binding protein, whose product MVRKSLIALGILVGSLIIGFFAYLFIIMAGDYVIDEKDLVMDSATILVNEKGEKITKIYDKNRELVSINDIPKHVQEAFVATEDTRFYEHHGIDIRAIGRAIYKDILAGSKVEGGSTLTQQLTKNVFLSHEKSWLRKTKEAIIAINLERRYSKDKILEMYLNQIYFGHGAYGIQAAAKTYFNKDVNELTIEEGAMLAGLPKAPSYYSPIQHPEAAKKRRDLVLSLMEKQNYLTPSETVRAQGKTIALNVYEEQRNPAYSSYIDMVIREAREKYHISREELRQGGYKIVVPMDPDTQTIAYKAFQDGRYFVGTGTDKPEGALVLMNSKTGGLIAVQGGRNFITGGLNRVVVNRQPGSTFKPLAVYGPALESEKYKPYSMIKDEELSYKGYEPKNYNGKYLGEVSMVDAITHSINSSAVWLLNEIGVSNSKSYLEKLGMPIKDKGLGIALGGIDNGVSPLQMVQGYSSFLNEGKTIKPYVISKIYNHDGDLIGKAKMEEKKVWKKQNAWYMTRMLQQVVKSGTGSDGPENMEIAGKTGTTNYPDVEHGNKDTWFVGYTPEIVGAVWTGYDKTTKQSYLNSGSALPTLLFKQVVNQIPSQNGLTFKKPDGVKDLEPPIELVSIDDLRASFGVGDFGMPSVKLNWTASKDKRLQYKIYTVDEGETTQIDTVKGKGEYTASGKNLFTLPDFYVVPYNPLTKEAGRPSNTVSISFFPGFGDDDQGKKVEHGKGHEKKKGKKKKKHD is encoded by the coding sequence ATGGTAAGGAAAAGTCTTATCGCATTAGGAATCTTAGTCGGTTCTTTGATTATTGGCTTTTTTGCCTACTTGTTTATCATAATGGCAGGTGACTATGTCATTGATGAAAAAGATCTTGTTATGGATTCGGCTACGATATTAGTTAATGAAAAAGGGGAAAAAATCACAAAAATCTATGATAAAAACAGAGAGCTTGTAAGCATAAATGATATTCCAAAACATGTTCAAGAAGCTTTTGTTGCCACAGAGGATACACGTTTTTATGAACACCATGGAATTGATATAAGAGCAATAGGACGAGCCATCTACAAAGATATTTTAGCAGGAAGCAAAGTTGAAGGAGGAAGTACGCTCACTCAGCAGCTCACTAAAAATGTCTTTTTATCTCACGAAAAATCGTGGCTGCGAAAAACGAAAGAAGCCATTATTGCTATTAATCTGGAACGCAGATATTCGAAAGATAAAATATTAGAAATGTATTTGAATCAGATTTACTTTGGCCATGGAGCGTATGGTATTCAAGCAGCCGCGAAAACGTACTTTAACAAAGATGTAAATGAATTAACGATTGAAGAAGGAGCAATGCTCGCCGGTCTGCCAAAAGCTCCTAGCTATTATTCTCCGATTCAGCATCCGGAAGCGGCAAAGAAACGCCGGGATCTCGTACTGTCACTTATGGAGAAACAAAATTATTTAACGCCATCTGAGACAGTCCGAGCACAGGGAAAAACGATTGCTTTAAATGTATACGAAGAACAGCGCAACCCGGCCTATTCATCTTATATTGATATGGTAATTAGAGAAGCGAGAGAAAAATATCATATTTCCAGAGAAGAATTAAGGCAGGGTGGCTATAAAATCGTCGTTCCAATGGATCCTGACACACAAACAATCGCGTATAAAGCCTTTCAAGATGGACGTTATTTTGTCGGGACTGGAACTGATAAGCCTGAGGGTGCGCTCGTTTTAATGAACAGCAAAACCGGAGGACTGATAGCAGTTCAAGGCGGGAGGAATTTTATTACAGGCGGATTGAATCGTGTCGTTGTAAACCGGCAGCCGGGTTCTACTTTTAAACCATTAGCAGTTTATGGTCCAGCATTGGAGTCCGAAAAGTATAAACCCTATTCGATGATAAAAGATGAAGAATTAAGCTATAAAGGTTATGAACCGAAAAACTACAACGGCAAATATTTAGGCGAAGTTTCGATGGTGGATGCCATCACTCATTCTATCAACTCTTCTGCAGTATGGCTGCTGAATGAAATTGGAGTCTCCAATTCGAAGTCATATTTAGAAAAACTCGGGATGCCGATAAAGGATAAAGGTCTTGGAATCGCACTCGGAGGAATTGACAATGGTGTCAGTCCGCTGCAGATGGTGCAGGGATATTCCAGCTTTTTAAATGAAGGAAAAACAATTAAGCCATATGTCATCAGCAAGATCTATAATCATGATGGTGATTTGATCGGAAAAGCTAAGATGGAAGAAAAGAAAGTTTGGAAGAAACAGAATGCATGGTACATGACACGGATGCTTCAGCAAGTCGTGAAAAGCGGTACAGGTTCTGATGGGCCAGAGAATATGGAGATTGCGGGCAAAACCGGAACAACAAACTATCCTGACGTTGAACATGGCAACAAAGATACGTGGTTTGTCGGGTATACTCCAGAAATCGTCGGTGCAGTCTGGACGGGCTATGACAAAACAACAAAGCAGTCCTATTTAAACAGCGGAAGTGCCTTGCCGACTCTATTATTTAAACAAGTGGTCAACCAAATTCCTTCACAGAATGGGTTAACTTTCAAAAAGCCTGATGGAGTCAAAGATTTAGAACCGCCGATTGAACTAGTTTCGATCGATGATTTGAGAGCTTCGTTCGGTGTCGGCGACTTCGGAATGCCTTCTGTTAAACTAAATTGGACCGCATCTAAAGACAAGCGGCTTCAATATAAAATTTATACAGTAGATGAAGGGGAAACAACTCAGATTGATACTGTAAAAGGAAAGGGAGAATATACGGCTTCCGGTAAGAATTTGTTTACCTTGCCTGATTTTTATGTGGTACCGTATAATCCTCTGACGAAAGAAGCTGGAAGACCTTCAAATACAGTCTCCATTTCGTTCTTCCCTGGATTTGGTGATGACGATCAAGGCAAAAAAGTCGAGCACGGCAAAGGACACGAGAAGAAAAAAGGGAAGAAGAAAAAGAAACATGATTGA
- a CDS encoding antibiotic biosynthesis monooxygenase, with protein MNIYITYGTSEYLSAYQEKYEPSLLLEGNSNSCLVYETEGENPFSEKHEYEIINQRGSLSGSGFVVMNHIPVTDEGRSLFEERFQNRAGLVEQEPGFVGIRVLKPLHQDPYIVMTLWESQGDFANWQQSKAYEEAHKDRGTSKGLPENLFSGKSFVKEYMVVK; from the coding sequence ATGAATATTTATATCACATATGGCACTTCAGAATATTTATCAGCGTACCAAGAAAAATATGAACCGTCTCTCCTGCTTGAAGGTAATTCTAACTCTTGTTTAGTGTATGAAACAGAAGGAGAGAATCCTTTTTCTGAAAAGCACGAATATGAAATTATCAATCAGCGCGGCTCACTTTCCGGGTCCGGTTTTGTTGTTATGAATCATATTCCTGTAACCGATGAAGGAAGAAGTTTATTTGAGGAACGTTTTCAAAATCGCGCCGGGCTAGTAGAACAAGAACCTGGATTCGTTGGTATCCGAGTATTAAAACCATTACATCAAGACCCTTATATTGTAATGACGCTATGGGAATCACAAGGTGACTTTGCGAATTGGCAGCAATCTAAAGCATATGAAGAAGCACATAAAGATCGCGGAACTTCAAAGGGGCTTCCCGAAAATCTTTTCTCAGGAAAATCATTTGTTAAAGAATATATGGTAGTAAAATGA
- a CDS encoding diacylglycerol kinase family lipid kinase yields the protein MSTAPFLNKAAIILNPNAGQGRLQKQWDRVLEELNDAFTDVKVYETNEPGDGASYVKKVQHEADVIIAAGGDGTVHEVAEALAALEGQLPAFGILPGGTCNDFSRALGMNQDPLLAAKQISQKQIKNIDIGEFEGKYFTNFWGIGLITHVSESIDPNTKDKFGRLSYYLSAAKSLQTWEPFEIKIQAKEFHFEGEAAMFLAVNGPFTGGIKPFFPNTDLQDGKLDCLLIEKPSVSFIWDVLQNRLTDTSVEGEGYHYFQSSEIVIQTTPHQRIDCDGERKDLTPSIIKCMKQKLHTLIGDASF from the coding sequence ATGAGCACGGCACCTTTCTTAAATAAAGCCGCTATTATTTTAAATCCAAATGCCGGACAGGGACGTCTTCAAAAACAATGGGATCGCGTACTCGAAGAACTTAATGATGCTTTTACAGATGTAAAAGTTTATGAAACGAATGAACCTGGTGACGGAGCTTCTTATGTAAAAAAAGTGCAGCATGAAGCAGACGTTATCATCGCAGCTGGCGGTGATGGCACCGTTCATGAGGTTGCTGAAGCATTAGCAGCTTTGGAAGGCCAGTTACCCGCATTCGGAATTCTGCCTGGTGGAACATGCAACGATTTTTCACGAGCCCTTGGTATGAATCAAGATCCTTTACTTGCAGCCAAACAGATAAGTCAAAAGCAAATAAAAAATATCGACATCGGAGAATTCGAAGGAAAATATTTCACAAATTTTTGGGGAATCGGTCTCATCACTCATGTTTCAGAGTCGATTGATCCTAATACAAAAGATAAATTCGGCAGGCTCTCCTATTATTTATCTGCGGCAAAATCTTTGCAGACATGGGAACCGTTCGAAATAAAAATACAAGCAAAAGAATTTCATTTTGAGGGTGAAGCAGCGATGTTTTTAGCTGTTAACGGACCATTCACTGGTGGGATAAAACCTTTTTTCCCAAACACTGACCTTCAGGATGGAAAGCTGGATTGCCTGCTGATTGAAAAACCTTCCGTTTCATTCATTTGGGATGTTCTGCAAAACCGGTTAACAGACACTTCGGTTGAAGGCGAAGGATATCATTATTTCCAAAGCTCTGAGATCGTCATACAAACAACTCCCCATCAGCGGATTGATTGTGATGGAGAGCGAAAAGATCTGACACCTTCAATTATAAAGTGCATGAAACAAAAACTTCATACACTCATTGGGGATGCTTCCTTCTAA
- a CDS encoding phosphatase PAP2 family protein produces MLRELAKKLPFPILPVIYILSGLLLSFVSLNVFFELSEEILEDERIRFDNVVIQYVTNLRGDTLTEVMKFITFLGSKTFLTVLLITSLLWLVIKRKDYWGAISYMIAVAGGGLLNLALKHWFGRVRPEHSLIAEQGFSYPSGHSMGSLIYYGFLGYLVVRSQHGRGIKIVLTLAFILLILMIGFSRIYLGVHYPSDVLAGFSAGTVWLLLCIGARESILAYKKRTLPFLRRKHPQ; encoded by the coding sequence ATGCTGCGCGAACTTGCTAAAAAACTTCCATTTCCTATCCTCCCCGTTATTTATATACTTAGCGGATTATTGCTTTCTTTTGTTTCTTTAAATGTATTCTTCGAGCTTTCAGAAGAAATATTGGAAGATGAAAGGATTAGGTTTGACAACGTAGTTATTCAATATGTAACGAATTTAAGAGGCGACACATTAACAGAAGTCATGAAATTTATCACTTTCTTGGGATCAAAAACCTTTCTTACCGTGCTTTTAATTACCAGTCTGTTATGGCTCGTTATTAAAAGAAAGGATTATTGGGGAGCTATTTCATACATGATTGCAGTAGCTGGAGGAGGTCTGTTGAACCTCGCTTTAAAGCATTGGTTTGGAAGGGTTCGACCAGAGCATTCTCTTATTGCTGAGCAAGGGTTCAGTTATCCGAGTGGTCATTCAATGGGAAGCTTAATTTATTATGGATTTTTAGGCTATCTCGTTGTTCGCAGTCAGCACGGTAGAGGAATCAAAATTGTCCTTACTCTTGCATTTATTCTTTTAATTCTTATGATCGGATTTAGCCGGATTTATTTAGGAGTACATTACCCTTCTGATGTTTTAGCAGGTTTTTCTGCAGGTACTGTATGGCTATTGCTATGTATTGGAGCACGTGAATCCATTTTAGCTTATAAAAAAAGGACGCTCCCTTTTCTTAGAAGGAAGCATCCCCAATGA
- a CDS encoding DUF3243 domain-containing protein — MVDKERDVDVSKVKDTVSRMDEGKKDEILASFEEFKSYLHSKVEIGEKMGMSEETLAKTAEKVADYLAAHEEPRNSEENLLKELWKVGEQEERHKLAHMLVKLVK; from the coding sequence ATGGTGGACAAAGAAAGAGATGTAGACGTTAGCAAAGTGAAAGACACAGTAAGCAGAATGGATGAAGGGAAAAAGGATGAAATCTTAGCGAGTTTTGAGGAGTTTAAAAGCTACCTCCACAGCAAAGTTGAAATCGGAGAAAAAATGGGGATGAGTGAAGAAACACTTGCAAAAACAGCTGAAAAAGTAGCAGATTATCTAGCTGCACATGAAGAACCGCGCAACTCTGAAGAAAACCTTTTAAAGGAATTATGGAAAGTTGGCGAACAAGAAGAACGGCATAAACTTGCACATATGCTTGTTAAGCTTGTAAAATAA
- a CDS encoding ferritin-like domain-containing protein, translated as MDKDLQALIDGLNEDLANEYSAVIMYNHNAATVSGLYRQILKPFFQSEIADEQGHALYLAEKIKTLGGTPTTQPKPVKQVENVREMLEEARNAEEATIQRYEERKELASKLKLTELVVQLEDMIADETKHKEEMDRLLADNRF; from the coding sequence ATGGATAAAGATTTACAAGCACTAATTGACGGACTAAACGAGGATCTTGCGAATGAATATTCGGCAGTCATCATGTACAACCATAATGCAGCAACGGTTTCTGGACTGTATCGTCAAATTTTAAAACCTTTTTTCCAAAGTGAAATTGCAGATGAGCAGGGACACGCGCTCTATTTAGCTGAAAAAATCAAAACGCTTGGCGGCACTCCAACGACTCAGCCCAAACCGGTAAAGCAAGTAGAAAATGTACGTGAAATGCTAGAAGAAGCACGTAATGCAGAAGAAGCTACCATTCAGCGCTATGAAGAGCGCAAAGAACTAGCTTCTAAGCTTAAATTGACTGAATTAGTTGTTCAGCTTGAAGATATGATTGCAGATGAAACAAAACATAAAGAAGAAATGGATCGCTTACTTGCTGATAACCGCTTCTAA
- a CDS encoding EcsC family protein, with translation MNTYEQHVFDELKKWEEEMTKRPTLWNKATKSIQSKINEKIPQKVHDIVTGSIKQMIKATLLGSEYTTRKTSQFHGSLQEKDEKLKERLAFYKKTAAFEGAGTGAGGILLGLADFPLLLGIKMKFLFEAASIYGLDVKDYRERIFILHVFRLAFSDPNKRKEAFEKVVFWEETIDEFPAHPGAVDQLNWQELQQDYRDHIDLIKMLQMVPGLGAIVGAYANYHFLEDLGEVAQNCFRWRVLMEQNSKK, from the coding sequence ATGAACACATATGAACAGCATGTATTTGATGAATTGAAAAAATGGGAAGAAGAAATGACAAAGCGTCCTACACTTTGGAATAAAGCAACTAAATCCATTCAGTCGAAAATAAATGAAAAGATACCGCAAAAAGTGCATGATATCGTGACGGGCAGTATTAAACAAATGATTAAAGCTACATTGCTCGGCTCTGAATATACAACGAGAAAGACTTCCCAATTTCATGGAAGTCTTCAGGAAAAGGACGAAAAATTAAAAGAGCGTCTTGCTTTTTATAAAAAAACGGCAGCTTTTGAAGGGGCAGGTACTGGTGCAGGAGGAATTCTATTAGGTCTTGCAGATTTCCCGCTGCTGCTCGGAATTAAAATGAAATTTCTATTTGAGGCAGCAAGTATATACGGGCTGGATGTAAAAGATTACAGAGAACGGATTTTTATATTACATGTGTTCCGTCTTGCATTTTCAGATCCTAATAAAAGAAAAGAAGCTTTTGAAAAGGTTGTTTTTTGGGAAGAAACGATTGATGAATTTCCTGCACATCCAGGCGCGGTCGATCAATTGAATTGGCAAGAACTTCAGCAAGACTACAGGGATCACATCGATTTAATTAAAATGCTTCAGATGGTGCCGGGGCTTGGGGCTATTGTTGGAGCCTATGCGAATTATCACTTCTTAGAAGACTTAGGAGAAGTTGCACAAAATTGCTTCAGATGGCGCGTTCTTATGGAGCAAAACTCCAAAAAATAA
- a CDS encoding FAD-binding protein: MAECRLTGRIVRPCSPDYELAREEFNKRYNLYPNIINFCQNAKDVSNAICWARKRKVQSRIRTGRHSYEAYSSLDCGLVIDVSEIDYVRVDRKKKTAKLGAGSLLLPLYEELFEQGFTIPGGTCPSVGLSGLTLGGGWGMLTRQYGLLIDQLLELEMVDAKGNIIVANKKKNADLFWASRGGGGGNFGVVTSFVFRIVPIKNVAIFNITWKWKGFEKVVDAWQRWAPFTDNRLTSTIDLLTKEKGELSALGEFIGSTSELRKLLTPLIKAYPPKIVEVKKVSYIDAVEIFGGIMPGMEQYAVSHGDPDAHPFKNTGAFAKKLLPIQGIKLLKQYLADSPSPDNKVQLQALAGKAGEIKPNETAYVHRKALFNLQYITKWERKREAKINTKWVEQMRDDLLPFADGAYVNFHDNCIKNWLDQCYGSNLERLIKVKTKYDPENLFCFPLGIPTADSFEF, encoded by the coding sequence GAGTGCAGGTTAACCGGCAGAATTGTTAGACCATGCAGTCCTGATTATGAACTGGCTCGTGAAGAATTTAATAAGCGTTACAACCTTTACCCGAACATCATTAATTTTTGTCAAAATGCTAAAGATGTTTCAAATGCGATTTGCTGGGCTAGAAAAAGAAAGGTACAGTCCCGGATACGTACAGGCCGCCATAGCTATGAAGCTTATTCTTCATTAGATTGTGGACTAGTCATTGATGTAAGCGAAATTGATTATGTTCGAGTAGACCGAAAGAAGAAAACGGCAAAGCTGGGTGCTGGCTCTTTGTTACTTCCTCTTTATGAAGAACTATTTGAGCAAGGCTTCACGATTCCGGGAGGTACTTGTCCATCGGTTGGCTTATCAGGGTTGACCCTTGGAGGGGGCTGGGGTATGCTCACCCGTCAATATGGATTGTTAATCGATCAGCTGCTGGAGCTAGAAATGGTGGACGCAAAAGGAAATATCATTGTAGCGAATAAGAAAAAGAACGCAGATTTGTTTTGGGCATCACGAGGCGGAGGAGGAGGAAACTTCGGCGTTGTGACTTCCTTTGTTTTTCGGATAGTTCCTATAAAAAATGTAGCGATTTTCAATATCACATGGAAGTGGAAAGGGTTCGAGAAAGTTGTAGATGCGTGGCAAAGATGGGCTCCCTTTACGGATAATCGGTTAACATCAACTATAGACCTATTAACGAAAGAAAAAGGAGAACTAAGCGCGCTCGGAGAATTTATTGGTTCTACATCCGAATTAAGGAAACTTCTTACTCCATTAATAAAAGCCTATCCCCCTAAAATTGTAGAAGTAAAAAAGGTTTCTTACATCGATGCCGTCGAGATTTTTGGAGGTATCATGCCGGGCATGGAGCAATACGCTGTAAGCCATGGCGATCCAGATGCACATCCTTTCAAAAACACGGGAGCTTTTGCTAAGAAGCTTTTACCTATACAAGGGATTAAGCTTTTGAAGCAATATTTAGCAGACTCTCCAAGTCCTGATAACAAAGTGCAGCTCCAAGCATTGGCAGGGAAGGCGGGGGAGATAAAACCTAATGAAACGGCTTATGTTCACAGAAAGGCATTGTTCAATCTGCAGTATATAACGAAATGGGAACGAAAAAGAGAAGCAAAGATTAATACAAAATGGGTGGAACAGATGAGAGATGATCTTCTGCCGTTTGCAGATGGAGCATATGTTAATTTTCATGATAATTGTATTAAAAATTGGTTAGACCAATGCTATGGGAGTAATTTGGAAAGGTTAATAAAAGTAAAAACAAAATATGATCCTGAAAATCTGTTTTGTTTTCCATTAGGCATACCAACTGCAGACAGTTTTGAGTTTTGA